In the Gemmatimonadota bacterium genome, TCGCCGCCGGCGCCGGCCCGCTCTATGCCGGCCTCACGCAGTCGCAGAAGCTCAAGGGCTTCCACGCCGACAACAGCGAGCGCACCGGACTCACCGCCACCTGGCGGACGTCGGATGCCAAGATCGCCACGGTCAACCGCTTCGGCGACCTGACCGCGCTGGCGCCGGGGGCCGTGACGGTCACCGCCGAGGCCGAAGGGGTCCGCGCGACGCGGAGCTACACCGTGACCGCCAACCCGGTCGCGAAGCTCGAGATCGGCATCGCCGAGTCGCAGATGCGCACCGGCGACGTGATCCACCTCAAGGCGACCGCGCGCCGCGCGAACGGGCAGGTGGTGGCCGACGCGCCGGTGACGTGGAGCTACACCTACGTGCCCGACGATTCGATCGCCCCGGCCGGTCTCCCCGGCGGCGCGGGCATGGTGCAGTTCGACCGCTTCGCGGCGAACTATCCCGGTCGCTACACGCTGCTCGCGCAGTCGGGCGGCGCGTACGCGCAGTGGGCGATCCAGGTGAACCCGCGCGACGTGCGGCAGCGCATCGAGGTGACGAGCCGCGGCAACATCAACACCACGCACACCTCGGATCTCTGGCCGTGGACCGGCAAGAACGGGCGCGACTACGTGCTCGTCGGCACCTGGGGCGGCGATGGCTGGGCGATCGTGTTCGACATCACCGACATGGACAACATCGTCAAGACCGACTCGGTCCGCGTCGATGCCCGCACCATCAATGACGTCACCATCTCGCCCGACGGCCGCTACGGCGTGCTCTCGCGCGAGGGCGCGTCGAACCGCGTGAACGGCGTCGTGATCCTCGACCTCGCCGACCCGGCGCACCCGAAGATCGCCTCGACGTTCGACCAGGAGCTCACCGGCGGCGTGCACAACATGTTCGCCCAGAACGACTACCTGTTCGCGGTCTCGGGCGGCAGCAAGTACGTCATCATCGACGTGCGCGACATCTACAAGCCCAAGTACGTGAGCGAGTACCGCCATCCGAACGCGCGCATCCATGACCTCTGGGTCCGCGATGGCATCGCCTACTCGGCGCAGGGCGGCGTGGGCGTCGTGGTCGTGGACGTCGGCAACGGCCGGTACGGCGGCTCGATCGAGCAGCCGAAGCTCATCACGACCTACAAGGTGAACTCGGGCCACGAGATCTACCCGTACTTCCAGCAGAAGACCGGCCGCACCTACCTCTTCATCGGTGACGAGGAGATGAGCCGCCGCGGTCGCGTGTGGGAGGGGACGCAGTACTCGCTCGCCGGCCCCGATGGCAAGCCGCCGCGCAACGGCATCGCGCAGACGTCGGGTGGCTACACGCACATCGTGGACTTCACCGATCCGCTCAACCCGCTCCCGGTGGGCCGTTACCACCTCGAGGACTACGGGTCGCACGACATCATCGTCGAGGACGACATCCTGTACCAGGCGTACTACGACGGTGGTGTGCGCGTGGTGGACGTCTCCGGCGAGCTGATGGGGAACCTCACCGACCAGAACCGCGAGATCGCCGTCTTCAAGCCGTACGACCCGGACGCCTACACCCCGAACGCGCCGTTCGTGATGAACGCGATGCCGTGGAAGGGCCGCGTGCTCTTCACCGACTTCAACTCGGGACTCTGGGCGGCGAAGCTCATCCCGAAGCCGGTGGTACAGTAGAAGGCTGAAGGTGGAAGGATGAAGGTGGGGGTGGGTACCGGGCTCCGAGCCTGGTACCCACTTTCAACTTTCATCCTTCAGCCTTCATCTTTGGCGGCAGCTCTCTCCCCCCAACGCGCCCCCATGCAGCCCGTCGTCGATTACTTCAGCACCATCCCGAGCTCCCACCGCGCCCTGATCCTCGCGGGCGGGATCGCCTTCTTCTGGATCTGGGAGAGCGCGGCGCCGCTCTTCGCGTTCCAGTACCGGAAGTGGCCGCACGCGCTGGTGAACTTCTTCTTCACCGCGACGACCATCGTCGTGAACTTCCTGCTCGCCTTCGTGCTGCTCATGGGGTCGGAGTGGGCGGTCGCGCGCGGGATCGGGGTGCTCGGC is a window encoding:
- a CDS encoding Ig-like domain-containing protein encodes the protein MKMLTPRRRIVTHALLVALSAAAVAPLGAQQAGGAAPVAAARLVAEPASLTLKAGQSAPIKFRAFDAAGKEIPNPLVQVRSASRSVRFTDTEVTATAAGRFEATAMTMGANNTPVTLTIPINVTWPALTRIEIAAGAGPLYAGLTQSQKLKGFHADNSERTGLTATWRTSDAKIATVNRFGDLTALAPGAVTVTAEAEGVRATRSYTVTANPVAKLEIGIAESQMRTGDVIHLKATARRANGQVVADAPVTWSYTYVPDDSIAPAGLPGGAGMVQFDRFAANYPGRYTLLAQSGGAYAQWAIQVNPRDVRQRIEVTSRGNINTTHTSDLWPWTGKNGRDYVLVGTWGGDGWAIVFDITDMDNIVKTDSVRVDARTINDVTISPDGRYGVLSREGASNRVNGVVILDLADPAHPKIASTFDQELTGGVHNMFAQNDYLFAVSGGSKYVIIDVRDIYKPKYVSEYRHPNARIHDLWVRDGIAYSAQGGVGVVVVDVGNGRYGGSIEQPKLITTYKVNSGHEIYPYFQQKTGRTYLFIGDEEMSRRGRVWEGTQYSLAGPDGKPPRNGIAQTSGGYTHIVDFTDPLNPLPVGRYHLEDYGSHDIIVEDDILYQAYYDGGVRVVDVSGELMGNLTDQNREIAVFKPYDPDAYTPNAPFVMNAMPWKGRVLFTDFNSGLWAAKLIPKPVVQ